Proteins encoded within one genomic window of Conchiformibius steedae:
- a CDS encoding chorismate--pyruvate lyase family protein: MNPALIWQENCPAAPDSALYRLATQQSLTQALRATGAAFDVDLRYLGVADVPACLQDCLPNTQAFIREVDLRLNGTAVVRAYSACAIGSAWQTVLHCGSRPLGEILFGDKACQWTRSPMQYSIALSGSVLARRSWFGNPNGEILYLAECFLAAMADFV, from the coding sequence ATGAATCCTGCCCTAATTTGGCAGGAAAACTGCCCCGCCGCCCCCGACAGCGCACTCTACCGCTTGGCAACGCAGCAATCGCTGACCCAAGCCCTACGCGCCACGGGGGCGGCGTTTGATGTGGATTTGCGTTATTTGGGCGTGGCGGACGTGCCTGCCTGTTTGCAGGACTGTTTACCCAACACACAAGCCTTTATCCGCGAAGTGGATTTGCGCTTAAACGGCACGGCGGTGGTACGCGCCTACAGCGCCTGCGCCATCGGTTCGGCGTGGCAAACCGTATTGCATTGCGGCAGCCGCCCTTTGGGGGAAATTTTATTTGGCGATAAGGCTTGCCAATGGACACGCAGCCCGATGCAATACAGCATAGCACTTTCAGGCAGTGTGCTGGCGCGGCGGTCGTGGTTTGGTAATCCGAACGGGGAAATTTTGTATTTGGCGGAATGTTTTTTGGCAGCAATGGCAGATTTTGTTTAA
- a CDS encoding YbaB/EbfC family nucleoid-associated protein translates to MFGKAGLGGLMQQAQRMQDNIKKAQAELAQTEVVGEAGNGLVRITATCNHAVRAVHISPDLIAEAADDAEMLEDLVLAALNEAHDKAEAATSARMSQFTQGLPPGMGDFFK, encoded by the coding sequence ATGTTTGGAAAAGCCGGACTCGGCGGCCTGATGCAGCAGGCGCAAAGAATGCAGGACAACATCAAAAAAGCCCAAGCCGAATTGGCACAAACCGAAGTGGTGGGCGAAGCGGGCAACGGCTTGGTTCGCATTACCGCCACCTGTAACCACGCTGTCCGCGCCGTACACATCAGCCCCGACCTGATTGCCGAAGCCGCAGACGATGCAGAAATGTTGGAAGATTTGGTGCTTGCCGCGCTCAATGAAGCCCACGATAAAGCCGAAGCCGCCACTTCTGCGCGGATGTCGCAATTTACCCAAGGTTTGCCCCCCGGTATGGGCGATTTCTTTAAATAA
- the hemW gene encoding radical SAM family heme chaperone HemW yields MPLSAASLPALPPLSLYVHIPWCVQKCPYCDFNSHRLPAVLDETHYINALLIDLQQELPNIWGRSVETVFIGGGTPSVFSAESINTLLSGIRALVKLNPEAEITLEANPGTFERERFQGFKEAGINRLSVGVQSFDNDKLHTLGRIHNADEARAALHTATQIFERVNIDLMYALPQQTPTQAQHDVQTACDLGVSHISAYHLTLEPNTAFAHRPPSGLPVDDAAQDIEDAVHHTLTQNGFQAYETSAFAKHTSQRARHNLNYWQFGDYIGIGAGAHGKISYPQRIERTVRSRHPNDYLRAMHGNPADAIVRRDIPVQDLAGEFMMNALRLQDGVPAAWLPERTGVSPARIARAIAQAQQKGLLDSDPRYFRATALGRRFLNDLIGLFLYS; encoded by the coding sequence ATGCCCCTATCCGCCGCTTCCCTGCCCGCGCTGCCGCCCTTGTCCCTATACGTCCATATTCCGTGGTGCGTACAAAAATGTCCCTATTGCGATTTTAATTCGCACCGCTTGCCCGCCGTGTTAGACGAAACACACTATATCAACGCCCTATTGATTGATTTACAACAAGAATTACCCAATATTTGGGGGCGCAGCGTGGAAACCGTGTTTATCGGCGGCGGCACGCCCAGCGTATTCAGTGCCGAATCGATTAACACCTTACTCAGCGGCATCCGTGCGCTGGTCAAACTCAATCCCGAAGCCGAAATCACTTTAGAAGCCAACCCCGGTACATTTGAACGCGAGCGTTTTCAAGGTTTTAAAGAAGCAGGCATCAACCGCTTATCCGTCGGCGTGCAAAGTTTTGACAACGACAAACTGCACACCCTTGGGCGCATTCACAACGCCGATGAAGCCCGCGCCGCGCTGCACACTGCCACCCAGATTTTTGAACGGGTAAACATTGATTTAATGTATGCCCTACCCCAGCAAACCCCCACACAAGCACAACATGATGTACAAACCGCTTGCGATTTGGGCGTGTCGCACATCAGTGCCTACCACCTCACTTTAGAACCCAATACCGCTTTCGCCCACCGTCCGCCATCAGGTTTGCCTGTAGATGATGCCGCGCAAGACATTGAAGATGCCGTTCATCACACCCTCACCCAAAACGGTTTTCAGGCTTACGAAACCAGCGCGTTTGCCAAACACACCAGCCAACGCGCCCGCCACAATCTGAATTATTGGCAGTTTGGCGACTACATCGGCATCGGCGCGGGCGCACATGGCAAAATTTCCTATCCGCAGCGCATCGAACGCACCGTCCGCAGCCGTCACCCCAACGACTATTTACGCGCCATGCACGGTAATCCCGCCGATGCGATTGTGCGCCGCGATATTCCCGTTCAGGATTTGGCGGGCGAATTTATGATGAACGCGCTGCGCCTGCAGGACGGCGTGCCTGCCGCGTGGTTGCCCGAACGCACAGGCGTTTCCCCTGCCCGTATCGCCCGCGCCATCGCCCAAGCCCAACAAAAAGGTCTGCTCGACAGCGACCCGCGTTATTTCCGCGCCACCGCTTTAGGCAGACGTTTTTTAAACGATTTAATCGGATTATTTTTATATAGTTAA